The following are from one region of the Haloactinomyces albus genome:
- the mutM gene encoding bifunctional DNA-formamidopyrimidine glycosylase/DNA-(apurinic or apyrimidinic site) lyase, with amino-acid sequence MPELPEVEVVRRGVAAHVVDRTVADVEVLHPRAVRKHSAGAGDFATRLTGRRLVAARRRGKYLWLELGDAAEAAASTVAASPKAAGEALLTHLGMSGQLRVQPEHVPDEKHLRVRLRFDGGGDELRFVDQRTFGGLSLASLVSVNDVLVPAPIAHIAPDPLEPAFDREAIAEAVRARRTGIKRALLDQSLISGIGNIYADEALWRAGLHWARPTATLTRPVVRRLLDAVIDVMHDALRAGGTSFDALYVNVNGESGYFDRSLAVYGQSGRECPTCAATVRRDTFMNRSAYTCPGCQPTPRNAHW; translated from the coding sequence GTGCCCGAGTTACCCGAAGTCGAGGTCGTCCGTCGCGGTGTCGCCGCGCACGTCGTGGACCGCACCGTGGCGGACGTGGAAGTACTGCATCCGCGCGCGGTACGCAAGCACAGCGCCGGGGCCGGTGACTTCGCGACGCGGTTGACGGGTCGCCGCCTGGTGGCGGCCCGGCGCCGTGGCAAGTATCTGTGGCTGGAACTCGGTGATGCGGCCGAAGCCGCGGCGAGCACCGTGGCGGCTTCTCCGAAGGCAGCCGGTGAGGCACTGCTGACGCATCTGGGCATGAGCGGCCAGTTGCGGGTGCAGCCCGAGCACGTACCGGACGAGAAGCACCTACGGGTGCGGTTGCGGTTCGACGGCGGCGGCGACGAGCTACGGTTCGTCGATCAGCGCACGTTCGGGGGGTTGAGCCTGGCCTCGCTCGTGTCCGTGAATGACGTTCTCGTCCCGGCGCCGATCGCCCATATCGCCCCGGATCCACTGGAGCCGGCCTTCGATCGGGAGGCGATCGCCGAGGCGGTGCGGGCCCGGCGCACCGGTATCAAGCGGGCACTGCTCGATCAGTCGCTGATCTCGGGGATCGGCAACATCTATGCGGACGAGGCATTGTGGAGGGCCGGGCTGCACTGGGCACGTCCCACAGCGACCCTGACGCGGCCCGTGGTGCGCAGGCTGCTCGACGCGGTCATCGACGTCATGCACGATGCCCTGCGGGCCGGGGGGACGTCGTTCGATGCGTTGTACGTCAACGTCAACGGTGAGTCCGGATATTTCGATCGATCCCTGGCGGTGTACGGGCAGAGCGGCAGGGAGTGTCCCACCTGCGCCGCCACGGTCCGCCGGGACACCTTCATGAATCGGTCCGCCTACACCTGTCCCGGCTGTCAGCCGACCCCGCGCAACGCGCACTGGTGA
- the rnc gene encoding ribonuclease III, with protein sequence MGGKQPRNRAADRTTLIEALGVDFDAELLTLALTHRSYAYENGGLEPNERLEFLGDAVLGLVITDHLYGDHPDLPEGQLAKLRASVVNMHALAGVARELGEGGLGEYLLLGRGEELTGGRDKASILADSLEAVLGAVYLQHGIDVARSVIHRLFQPLLTEAPQLGAGLDWKTSLQELTAAAELGVPEYRVEEQGPDHRKEFSAFVTVGGDALGQGSGRTKKDAEQKAAEAAWKVLSEHVKQVAGNAGEPPSA encoded by the coding sequence ATGGGGGGAAAGCAACCCCGGAACCGCGCCGCGGACCGAACCACTCTGATTGAGGCGCTCGGCGTCGATTTCGACGCCGAGCTACTCACTCTTGCTCTCACCCACCGGTCGTATGCGTACGAGAACGGTGGGCTGGAGCCGAACGAACGGCTGGAGTTCCTGGGCGATGCCGTGCTCGGACTGGTGATCACGGATCACCTGTACGGCGATCACCCGGATTTGCCCGAGGGGCAGCTGGCGAAGCTGCGGGCGAGCGTGGTCAACATGCACGCGCTGGCCGGTGTCGCGCGAGAACTCGGCGAGGGCGGACTGGGTGAGTACCTGCTGCTCGGGCGTGGCGAGGAGTTGACCGGAGGCCGGGACAAGGCGAGCATCCTCGCCGACAGTCTGGAGGCCGTGCTGGGTGCGGTGTACCTGCAGCACGGTATCGATGTGGCTCGGTCGGTGATCCACCGGCTGTTTCAGCCGTTGCTGACCGAAGCACCGCAGCTCGGTGCCGGTTTGGACTGGAAGACGAGCCTGCAGGAACTGACGGCGGCTGCCGAACTGGGTGTTCCGGAATACCGCGTGGAGGAGCAGGGGCCGGATCACCGCAAGGAGTTCAGCGCCTTCGTCACGGTGGGTGGCGACGCCCTGGGGCAGGGTTCGGGCCGGACGAAGAAGGACGCGGAGCAGAAGGCCGCCGAGGCTGCCTGGAAGGTGCTGTCCGAGCACGTCAAGCAGGTTGCCGGAAACGCGGGCGAGCCGCCTTCGGCGTGA
- the rpmF gene encoding 50S ribosomal protein L32, translating to MAVPKRKMSRSNTRHRRSQWKASVPTLVKCSNRACRESKLPHVVCPSCGQYDGRQVVEPA from the coding sequence GTGGCTGTTCCGAAGCGCAAGATGTCGCGGTCCAACACCCGTCACCGCCGCTCGCAGTGGAAGGCTTCGGTGCCGACGTTGGTGAAGTGCTCGAACCGCGCCTGCCGTGAGTCGAAGCTGCCGCACGTCGTGTGCCCGTCCTGCGGACAGTATGACGGCCGCCAGGTCGTCGAGCCCGCCTGA
- a CDS encoding YceD family protein, which translates to MSQNHDGERAARTGPWVIDTRDFGRRAGASRRYTRRPPAPAGFGLDMVRVPEGEPIELDLLLEAVVEGVLVSGTARASLTGECARCLDPVSDEVEVEFRELFAYPESATDTSTDEDEVSRVEDDLIDLEPLVRDTVLTSLSPAPLCSPDCQGLCAGCGVKWAELDPQHHHETMDPRWAALRERFGRIEEEN; encoded by the coding sequence ATGTCTCAGAACCACGATGGTGAGCGTGCTGCTCGAACCGGCCCCTGGGTGATCGATACCAGGGACTTCGGTCGCCGAGCGGGTGCCAGTCGCAGATACACACGCCGCCCACCGGCTCCTGCCGGTTTCGGACTTGACATGGTCCGGGTTCCGGAAGGCGAGCCGATCGAACTCGACCTGCTGCTGGAAGCAGTGGTGGAAGGCGTGCTGGTGTCCGGGACCGCCCGGGCCTCGCTGACCGGCGAGTGCGCACGATGCCTGGATCCGGTCTCCGACGAGGTCGAGGTCGAGTTCCGGGAACTGTTCGCATATCCGGAGAGCGCCACCGACACCAGCACCGATGAGGACGAGGTCAGCAGGGTCGAGGACGACTTGATCGACCTCGAACCGTTGGTGCGGGATACGGTGCTGACGTCACTGTCGCCCGCGCCGTTGTGCTCGCCGGACTGTCAGGGGCTGTGCGCCGGATGCGGTGTCAAATGGGCCGAACTCGACCCCCAGCATCATCATGAGACGATGGACCCTCGCTGGGCCGCATTGCGTGAGCGGTTCGGCAGGATCGAGGAGGAGAACTAG
- a CDS encoding DivIVA domain-containing protein codes for MYRVFEALDELVTIVEEARSVPMTSGCVVPRGDVLELLDDVRDAIPSELDDAQDVLDHRDEVVSKAQTQADKNLTDARSEADKTSSEARAEAEQLLSDARERAERIVSEAQAEAEQTITNGRREYEDYVSRAQSEADRMVQAGRAAYEQSIYEGKSEQARLVAEAEVVQEAHTESKRIVDEANEDAERLRSECDAYVDSRLADFEDLLGRTLRTVGKGRQQLRSPMGAPFDYEDWQPSGNGSSGREH; via the coding sequence GTGTACCGGGTGTTCGAGGCGCTCGACGAGCTCGTGACGATCGTCGAGGAAGCGCGGAGTGTGCCCATGACCTCGGGGTGCGTGGTGCCTCGTGGTGATGTTCTGGAACTGCTCGATGACGTGCGGGATGCCATTCCGTCGGAGCTCGACGACGCTCAGGATGTGCTCGATCACCGGGACGAGGTCGTGTCCAAGGCCCAGACGCAGGCGGACAAGAACCTCACGGACGCGCGCTCCGAGGCGGACAAGACATCCTCCGAGGCAAGGGCCGAAGCCGAGCAGCTCCTCTCCGACGCGCGGGAACGCGCGGAGCGAATCGTCTCCGAGGCGCAGGCGGAGGCCGAGCAGACCATCACCAACGGTCGCCGGGAGTACGAGGACTATGTCAGCCGTGCCCAGTCGGAGGCCGACCGGATGGTGCAGGCGGGTCGCGCCGCCTACGAACAGTCGATCTACGAGGGGAAGTCGGAACAGGCCCGACTCGTCGCCGAGGCCGAGGTCGTGCAGGAGGCGCACACGGAGTCCAAACGGATCGTCGACGAGGCGAATGAGGACGCGGAGCGGCTGCGTAGCGAGTGTGACGCGTACGTCGACTCCCGGCTGGCCGACTTCGAGGATCTGCTCGGACGTACGCTGCGGACGGTGGGTAAGGGCAGACAGCAGTTGCGTAGCCCGATGGGGGCACCGTTCGACTACGAGGATTGGCAACCGTCCGGCAACGGCTCCTCCGGCCGTGAGCACTGA
- the coaD gene encoding pantetheine-phosphate adenylyltransferase, with protein MRRAVCPGSYDPVTNGHLDIIERAAGLFDEVVIAVLINKNKNTLFDVDERIEMLREVTTQWPHVRIDSWHGLLVDYCQAHGIGAIVKGLRAVSDFDYELQMAQMNQRLSGVETLFMSTNPEYSFLASSLVKEVATYGGDVSNLLPPKIEQRLLDRLAEQEADRK; from the coding sequence ATGAGGCGTGCCGTCTGTCCAGGCTCTTACGACCCGGTCACCAATGGTCATCTGGACATTATCGAGCGAGCAGCGGGCTTGTTCGACGAAGTCGTCATCGCGGTGTTGATCAACAAGAACAAGAACACCCTGTTCGACGTCGACGAGCGGATCGAGATGCTGCGTGAGGTCACCACGCAGTGGCCGCACGTGCGGATCGACTCCTGGCACGGGTTGCTGGTGGATTACTGCCAGGCGCACGGCATCGGCGCGATCGTCAAGGGGCTCCGGGCCGTCAGCGACTTCGACTACGAGCTGCAGATGGCGCAGATGAATCAGCGCCTGTCCGGCGTGGAGACGTTGTTCATGTCGACCAATCCGGAGTACAGCTTCCTGGCGAGTTCTCTGGTCAAAGAGGTCGCCACGTATGGCGGCGATGTGTCGAACCTGCTGCCGCCCAAGATCGAGCAGCGTCTGCTCGACCGACTCGCCGAGCAGGAAGCCGACCGGAAGTAG
- the rsmD gene encoding 16S rRNA (guanine(966)-N(2))-methyltransferase RsmD has product MMRIVAGSAGGRRIEVPPRGTRPTRERVRESLFSALESALDLSGLRVLDLYAGSGALGLEALSRGAAQATFVESDRRAARLLRRNAEKLGLRHVRIEQTTVAAALAARPREPYDLVLIDPPYAVDSAQLNQEYGLLVTHGWTAPESLVIVERPVQSDEPRWPEPLVVSRHKNYGDTVVYWAVHAGPDAALDDAIE; this is encoded by the coding sequence GTGATGCGGATCGTGGCAGGCAGCGCAGGCGGACGGAGAATCGAGGTACCGCCGCGCGGTACCAGACCCACTCGGGAGAGGGTTCGGGAGTCCCTGTTCAGCGCCCTCGAATCGGCGCTGGATCTGTCCGGCCTCCGGGTTCTCGACCTCTACGCGGGTTCCGGTGCTCTCGGGCTCGAGGCGCTCTCCCGCGGGGCGGCGCAGGCCACCTTCGTGGAATCCGACCGGCGTGCGGCGCGGCTGCTGCGTCGCAACGCCGAGAAGCTGGGACTGCGGCACGTGCGCATCGAGCAGACGACGGTGGCGGCCGCACTGGCCGCACGGCCACGCGAGCCGTACGACCTCGTGCTCATCGACCCGCCTTATGCCGTGGACTCCGCCCAGTTGAATCAGGAGTACGGCCTGCTGGTCACCCATGGCTGGACCGCCCCGGAAAGCCTGGTGATCGTGGAGCGGCCCGTACAGAGCGACGAGCCCCGATGGCCGGAACCTCTGGTGGTCTCGCGGCACAAGAACTACGGCGACACGGTGGTGTACTGGGCCGTGCACGCAGGCCCGGATGCGGCACTCGACGATGCAATCGAGTGA
- a CDS encoding pyruvate carboxylase: protein MFRKVLVANRGEIAIRAFRAGYELQAGTVAVFPYEDRNSLHRLKADESYEIGEPGHPVRAYLSVEEIIKAARRAGADAVYPGYGFLSENPELARACHEAGITFVGPNHDILQLTGNKARAVQAARDAGVPVLDSSDPSSDIDELMSVAEGMRFPVFVKAVSGGGGRGMRRVNELESLREALEAAMREAESAFGDPTVILEQAVVDPRHIEVQILADGSGNIVHLYERDCSVQRRHQKVVEIAPAPNLDPDLRERICADAVAFAEHIGYVNAGTVEFLVDEHGRHMFIEMNPRIQVEHTVTEEVTDADLVQSQLRIASGETLEDLGMTQDTIRLRGSALQCRITTEDPTNGFRPDTGMISAYRSPGGAGVRLDGGTAFAGTSVSAHFDSMLVKLSCRGRNFPTAVARARRAVAEFRIRGVATNIPFLQAVLDDPDFAEGRITTSFIEQRPHLLTARHSADRGTRLLSYLADVTVNRPNGERPTAPEPAAKLPDVDLSVEPPAGSKQKLTELGPEGFARWLRESDAVGVTDTTFRDAHQSLLATRVRTKDLAAVAPHVARMTPEMLSLECWGGATYDVALRFLAEDPWERLAALREAAPNICLQMLLRGRNTVGYTPYPTEVTEHFVQEATDTGIDIFRIFDALNDVEQMRPAIQAVRGTGRSVAEVALCYTADLSDPSEKLYTLDYYLRLAEEIVEAGAHVLAIKDMAGLLRPPAAATLVSALRREFDLPVHLHTHDTPGGQLATYLAAIQAGVDAVDGASASLAGTTSQPALSSVVAATDHTDRATGLDLGAVCDLEPYWESVRKIYKPFEAGLASPTGRVYHHEIPGGQLSNLRTQAVALGLGDKFEEIEAMYAAADRMLGRLVKVTPSSKVVGDLALHLVGAGVDPGDFEEDPAKFDVPESVIGFLKGELGDPPGGWPEPFRSRALQGRTQASAVAELSAEDREGLVNDRRHTLNRLLFTKPTKDFAEHRHNYGDTSLLRSKDFFYGLSPGEEYSVDLEPGVRLLIGLEAISEADERGVRTVMAILNGQMRPIQVRDRSVASDLPVAEKADRSNLSHVPAPFSGVVTLSAAEGDVVETGQTVATIEAMKMEAAITAQQSGTVKRVAIGSVQQVEGGDLIIELG, encoded by the coding sequence ATGTTCCGCAAGGTCCTCGTCGCCAACCGCGGCGAGATCGCAATCCGAGCCTTCCGCGCCGGATATGAGCTTCAAGCGGGCACTGTTGCTGTGTTTCCCTATGAAGACCGCAACTCGCTACATCGGCTGAAGGCCGACGAGTCCTACGAGATCGGCGAGCCCGGCCACCCGGTTCGCGCCTACCTATCCGTCGAGGAGATCATCAAAGCGGCGAGGCGAGCGGGAGCAGACGCCGTCTACCCGGGCTACGGTTTCCTCTCGGAGAATCCGGAGTTGGCCAGAGCCTGCCACGAGGCGGGGATCACGTTCGTCGGCCCGAACCACGATATTCTGCAGCTCACCGGGAACAAGGCCCGAGCGGTCCAAGCCGCTCGCGACGCCGGGGTACCGGTGCTGGATTCCTCGGACCCCTCCAGCGACATCGACGAGCTGATGAGCGTGGCCGAGGGCATGCGGTTTCCGGTGTTCGTCAAAGCCGTATCCGGTGGTGGCGGGCGTGGGATGCGCCGCGTCAACGAACTCGAATCCCTGCGCGAGGCGCTGGAAGCGGCGATGCGCGAGGCCGAGTCGGCCTTCGGGGATCCGACGGTGATTCTCGAACAGGCCGTGGTCGATCCCCGCCACATCGAGGTGCAGATCCTCGCCGACGGCTCGGGCAACATCGTCCACCTCTACGAGCGTGATTGCTCGGTACAGCGCAGGCATCAGAAGGTCGTCGAGATCGCTCCGGCGCCCAATCTCGACCCCGACCTGCGCGAGCGGATCTGCGCCGACGCCGTGGCCTTCGCCGAGCACATCGGCTACGTCAACGCGGGCACCGTGGAGTTCCTCGTCGATGAGCACGGTCGTCACATGTTCATCGAGATGAATCCCCGCATCCAGGTCGAGCACACCGTGACCGAGGAGGTCACCGATGCCGACCTCGTGCAGTCCCAGCTGCGCATCGCCAGCGGGGAAACACTCGAAGACCTCGGCATGACCCAGGACACGATTCGGCTGCGCGGGTCCGCCCTGCAGTGCCGAATCACCACCGAGGACCCGACCAACGGTTTCCGTCCGGACACGGGCATGATCAGCGCCTATCGCTCACCCGGCGGCGCGGGTGTCCGGCTGGACGGTGGCACCGCCTTCGCCGGAACCAGCGTCAGCGCGCACTTCGACTCCATGCTGGTCAAGCTCTCCTGTCGAGGCAGGAACTTCCCTACTGCCGTGGCCCGGGCGCGCCGTGCGGTCGCGGAGTTCCGGATCCGCGGTGTGGCCACCAATATCCCGTTCCTGCAGGCGGTTCTGGACGATCCGGACTTCGCCGAGGGAAGGATCACCACCTCGTTCATCGAGCAGCGCCCGCATCTGCTGACCGCGCGGCATTCCGCGGACCGGGGGACGCGCCTGCTGAGCTACTTGGCCGATGTGACGGTCAACCGACCCAACGGTGAACGCCCGACGGCGCCCGAACCAGCGGCCAAGCTGCCCGATGTGGACCTGTCGGTGGAGCCACCCGCCGGTTCGAAGCAGAAGCTCACCGAACTCGGCCCCGAGGGCTTCGCCCGCTGGTTGCGTGAATCCGATGCGGTGGGTGTCACCGATACGACTTTCCGGGATGCCCACCAGTCGCTGCTGGCCACCCGAGTACGCACCAAGGATCTCGCGGCGGTCGCCCCGCACGTGGCCCGGATGACACCGGAGATGCTGTCGCTGGAGTGCTGGGGCGGGGCAACCTACGACGTGGCGTTGCGCTTCCTGGCCGAGGATCCGTGGGAACGGTTGGCCGCGCTGCGCGAAGCAGCACCGAACATCTGCTTGCAGATGCTGCTGCGCGGGCGCAACACCGTCGGCTACACGCCCTACCCCACCGAAGTGACCGAGCATTTCGTGCAGGAGGCCACCGACACCGGTATCGACATCTTCCGCATCTTCGACGCGCTCAACGATGTCGAGCAGATGCGCCCGGCGATTCAGGCGGTGCGGGGCACCGGGCGGTCGGTCGCCGAGGTCGCGCTGTGCTACACGGCGGACCTGTCCGATCCCTCGGAGAAGCTGTACACGCTGGACTACTACCTGCGGCTGGCCGAGGAGATCGTCGAAGCCGGTGCGCACGTGCTGGCCATCAAGGACATGGCGGGCCTGCTGCGCCCACCGGCAGCGGCCACGCTGGTCTCGGCGCTGCGCCGGGAATTCGATCTCCCGGTGCACCTGCACACCCATGACACGCCGGGCGGCCAGCTCGCGACGTACCTGGCGGCCATTCAGGCCGGAGTGGATGCCGTCGACGGCGCCTCCGCGTCGCTGGCGGGAACGACGTCGCAGCCCGCGCTCTCCTCGGTGGTGGCGGCCACCGACCACACCGATCGAGCCACGGGACTCGACCTGGGTGCGGTCTGTGACCTGGAGCCCTACTGGGAGTCGGTCCGCAAGATCTACAAGCCGTTCGAGGCCGGGCTGGCCTCGCCGACCGGTCGCGTCTACCACCACGAGATCCCCGGTGGGCAGCTGTCCAATCTGCGCACCCAGGCCGTCGCGCTGGGACTCGGTGACAAGTTCGAAGAGATCGAGGCGATGTATGCCGCAGCCGACCGCATGCTCGGCAGGCTGGTGAAGGTCACCCCGTCGTCGAAGGTGGTGGGAGATCTCGCACTGCACCTGGTCGGTGCTGGTGTGGATCCGGGCGATTTCGAGGAGGATCCCGCCAAGTTCGACGTGCCGGAGTCGGTGATCGGCTTCCTCAAGGGAGAACTCGGCGACCCGCCCGGCGGGTGGCCGGAGCCGTTCCGCAGCCGTGCGCTCCAGGGACGCACGCAGGCAAGCGCGGTGGCCGAACTGTCCGCGGAGGATCGAGAGGGGCTGGTCAACGACCGGCGCCATACGCTCAACCGGCTCTTGTTCACCAAGCCCACCAAGGATTTCGCCGAGCATCGCCACAACTACGGCGACACGTCGCTGCTGCGCAGCAAGGACTTCTTCTACGGGCTGAGCCCCGGTGAGGAGTACTCGGTGGACCTCGAACCCGGTGTGCGACTGCTCATCGGGCTGGAGGCGATCAGTGAGGCCGATGAACGCGGTGTCCGGACCGTCATGGCGATCCTCAACGGCCAGATGCGTCCCATCCAGGTACGGGATCGCTCGGTGGCCTCGGATTTGCCGGTCGCGGAGAAGGCCGATCGGTCCAACCTGAGCCACGTTCCTGCGCCGTTCTCCGGCGTCGTGACACTCTCGGCCGCCGAGGGCGACGTGGTGGAGACCGGTCAGACCGTGGCCACGATCGAGGCGATGAAGATGGAGGCCGCGATCACCGCGCAGCAGAGTGGCACGGTCAAGCGGGTCGCGATCGGTTCGGTGCAGCAGGTCGAGGGGGGAGACCTCATCATCGAACTGGGCTGA
- the recG gene encoding ATP-dependent DNA helicase RecG, whose amino-acid sequence MTAGDAKLDRVLGAKTARALDSAFGLATVGDLLRHYPRRYAERGELTAIAGLEIGEHATVLAQVERVSKRTMRSRRGTIVEARITDGHRSLTCTFFNQAWRERELLPGRQGMFAGKVTAYRHQLQLAHPEYQLFDAGSATEAGGDEVHSAAEEFAAALIPVYPAAQGLPSWSIARCVGQVLDVWDGTEDPLPEALRERAGVMGLQEALHTIHRPRDLSEVESAGQRLKWDEALGVQLALARLRGASQERSAPASPPAEDGILAAFDQRLPFDLTTGQREIGERIAADLATEHPMNRLVQGEVGSGKTVVALRAMLQVVDSGRQAAMLAPTEVLAAQHARSLTGLLGDLARAGELDGAEQATRVTLLTGSLSTAQRKQAMLDAASGSAGIVVGTHALLQDRVSFADLGLVVVDEQHRFGVEQRDALRARGGAAAAPHVLVMTATPIPRTVAMTVYGDLETSSLRELPHGRASISTSVVPVAEKPNWLDRVWQRVCEEVAAGHQVYVVCPRVGDDEAAEGSSSRDEPASFAEDGTEESPRDGGNRQQRPPLAVIDIAARLREGPLADLRLGVLHGRLPAEDKDAAMRAFAAGELDVLVATTVVEVGVDVPNATAMVIMDAERFGVSQLHQLRGRVGRGSAPGLCLLVSEAMAGTATRERLDAVAATTDGFELARVDLQLRREGDILGATQSGRKSGLKMLSLLRDEDVIARAREEAEHVVGDDPQLREHPGLARMVAELVDEERAEFLEKS is encoded by the coding sequence ATGACGGCGGGAGACGCGAAACTCGATCGGGTATTGGGAGCGAAGACGGCCAGGGCGCTCGATTCGGCCTTCGGCCTGGCCACGGTGGGTGACCTGCTACGCCACTATCCGCGTCGGTACGCCGAGCGCGGGGAGCTGACCGCTATCGCCGGTCTCGAGATCGGGGAGCATGCCACGGTGCTGGCGCAGGTGGAACGCGTGAGCAAGCGCACCATGCGTTCGCGGCGTGGCACGATCGTCGAAGCTCGGATCACCGATGGGCACCGTTCATTGACCTGTACCTTCTTCAATCAGGCATGGCGGGAACGGGAACTGCTTCCCGGCAGGCAAGGCATGTTCGCAGGCAAAGTGACCGCCTACCGGCATCAGTTACAGCTCGCCCATCCCGAATATCAGCTGTTCGATGCGGGATCGGCTACCGAGGCCGGCGGTGATGAGGTCCATTCGGCGGCCGAGGAATTCGCCGCGGCGTTGATTCCGGTCTATCCCGCCGCGCAGGGGCTGCCATCGTGGTCCATCGCGCGCTGTGTCGGTCAGGTTCTGGATGTCTGGGACGGCACCGAGGATCCGTTGCCCGAGGCATTGCGCGAGCGTGCCGGGGTGATGGGGTTGCAGGAGGCGCTGCACACGATTCACCGGCCGCGCGATCTCTCCGAGGTGGAATCGGCCGGGCAACGCCTGAAATGGGACGAGGCACTGGGCGTGCAGCTCGCGCTGGCTCGGTTGCGGGGTGCTTCGCAGGAACGTTCGGCCCCGGCCTCGCCGCCGGCCGAGGACGGCATCCTGGCTGCTTTCGACCAACGGCTGCCATTCGACCTCACCACCGGGCAGCGGGAAATCGGGGAGCGAATCGCCGCGGACCTGGCCACCGAACATCCGATGAACCGACTCGTGCAGGGCGAGGTGGGCAGCGGCAAGACCGTGGTAGCGCTGCGGGCCATGCTGCAGGTCGTCGACTCCGGACGGCAGGCGGCGATGCTCGCCCCGACCGAGGTGCTGGCCGCCCAGCACGCGCGTTCCCTGACGGGGTTGCTGGGCGATCTCGCCCGGGCGGGCGAACTCGACGGTGCCGAGCAGGCCACCCGTGTCACTCTGCTCACCGGCTCGTTGTCCACGGCACAGCGCAAGCAGGCGATGCTGGATGCCGCATCCGGGAGCGCGGGCATCGTGGTCGGTACCCACGCGCTTCTCCAGGACCGAGTGTCGTTCGCGGATCTCGGGCTCGTGGTGGTCGATGAGCAGCACCGCTTCGGCGTCGAACAGCGGGATGCGTTGCGGGCTCGCGGTGGTGCTGCGGCCGCACCGCACGTGCTGGTCATGACGGCCACCCCCATTCCGCGCACGGTGGCCATGACCGTCTACGGCGACCTGGAAACCTCGTCCTTGCGGGAACTGCCGCATGGTCGTGCGTCGATCAGCACCAGTGTCGTGCCCGTCGCCGAGAAACCGAACTGGCTCGACCGGGTGTGGCAGCGCGTGTGCGAGGAGGTCGCAGCAGGTCACCAGGTCTATGTCGTGTGTCCGAGGGTCGGCGATGACGAGGCCGCGGAGGGCAGTTCGTCCCGCGACGAACCGGCCTCCTTCGCCGAGGACGGTACGGAGGAATCACCCCGGGACGGCGGAAATCGACAGCAACGTCCGCCGCTGGCGGTGATCGACATTGCCGCACGGTTGCGCGAGGGACCACTGGCGGACCTGCGATTGGGCGTGCTGCACGGCAGGCTTCCGGCCGAGGACAAGGATGCCGCGATGCGGGCCTTCGCCGCGGGAGAGCTCGATGTGCTCGTGGCGACCACGGTCGTGGAGGTCGGTGTCGACGTGCCGAACGCAACCGCCATGGTGATCATGGACGCCGAGCGGTTCGGAGTCAGTCAACTGCACCAGCTGCGTGGACGTGTCGGCCGGGGCAGCGCACCGGGGCTGTGCCTGCTGGTCAGTGAGGCGATGGCGGGTACGGCCACGCGGGAGCGGCTCGACGCGGTCGCCGCGACCACCGACGGGTTCGAGCTCGCTCGAGTCGATCTCCAGTTGCGCAGGGAAGGCGACATCCTCGGGGCCACGCAGTCGGGTCGGAAGTCGGGGCTGAAGATGCTGTCGCTGCTGCGCGACGAGGACGTGATCGCCCGGGCACGCGAGGAAGCCGAGCACGTCGTCGGCGATGATCCGCAACTTCGGGAGCACCCGGGGCTGGCACGTATGGTCGCCGAACTGGTCGACGAGGAGCGCGCCGAATTCCTGGAGAAGAGTTAA